The Thermoanaerobacter uzonensis DSM 18761 sequence GTTGATGGTAGATTAAACACTATATGAGTCCGTATACCAAATGTATTCATAACATCATGAAATGGGATTGTTTCATCCAATAAAGCTCTTATAAGAGATATATCAAGCAAGTTAATACTGCTCAATTAAATCATTCCTCCTTATCTTCTTTACAACAAGAATGTTTTTTAGTAGTTTACCAATGTGTAAAAAATTTTTTATTTCTTCTAATGGGATTTTTACTTTTTCGTATGGTATATTCTCAATAAAATGTTTATCCATATTATGATTAAATAAATCTTACATAATTTCATGAGGATCTTCAACAATAAAAAACCTGCCTTGTAAAGCTCCACAATGTTCGCATGTATTTGCAAAATAACTCATACTTACTGTTTTACTAAATATTTTCCGTATAGTGCTGTATTTAGTAGATAGAAACTTATCGAGAATTTCTATATCACCTAATCCAATAGGATCTAACCATGAAAAGTATTCATCTAATTCTCCTAAATCGTAATTTAAAAAATAAGAGTAAACTTTTGTAGTTTTTCCACAATTCCAACAAATTCTATCCCAACCATAAAGATTAATACCAAATTCTTTTATATATTCAAATGCCCATTCATAAATCTTTAATGTTGATTTGCAATCGGGGAAATTCGAACAACCCACAAATTTACCAAATTTTCCTGACTTTAAAACATAATATCCATCACATTGCTTACACTTAACTTTTTTCATGTTCTTTCCACCTTTATTCCTCTTTATTTTCTTCATCTTCTATTGCCTTTATTATTCGAATTATCTGCTTTATCTCTTTAGGAGAAAGCTTCTTGGTCTGCTTAAATAAAAGCTTTAAATCCTCCCTTTCTTTCAATGTATTCCAAAACTCAAACAGCTCTGGATCATCTGAAACAGCCTCAGTGATTTCGTCAGTAGGGCTGTAAACATCTGTCCTTCCAAGAAGATAATCAACAGAAACATGGAAAAAATCAGCAATTTTTTGTAATATATCAGGAGGAGGAGTTCGCTGTCCGCTCTCATAATACCCTACTGCTCTGTCTGAAACACCTAGATATAAAGCTAATTCTTTCTGAGTTACTCCTTTTTTCTTTCGTAATTCTTTTATTCTTTCACCTAACATTTTCCTTTCCCCACTTTCTTTTATCTGGATTTTATTATAACATAAAGTTCGATTTTTGTATTCAAGTGAACAAAAAGTTCTTGACACAGAACCAAATGTTCAGTATAATATAAGTAGATTATGAACATTTAGTTCATGCAGGAGGGTTATTAATGAACAAACTAAAAGAGTTAAGGATAAAATATAAACTCACACAAAAAGAATTAGCAAAAAAGCTTGGAGTAACACCAGATTATATTTCTCAAATTGAACGTGGTAGAATTCCCGGTATGGAAACTGCAATCAAGATTGCAAATTTCTTTGATACTACGGTAGACGAAATTTTTTTAGCAAATAATCGAACTAAAAGTTCGCAATTATAACGTATAAGTATTATTTACCCTTATTATACCCTTATTTCTTCCAGTTTTACATATACACATACTAAAGCTAACAAAGGAAGTGATCTCATGAAAGTGGCAATCGTAAGAACTGTGATAACAAGAGAAAAACTTATGGCAGGTGAGTTTACACCAGACAAGGAAGAAATAATCAAGTATGAAGAAGTAGACGAAGAAGAGTATTTTAAACCTTTGGTACAATATCTTTATCCAAAAATAAAAAAGCTTATTGAGGGGGAAAAAGGTAATGTGGACAGAGTTTAAACCAATCAAAAATAAAGACTTACTCCTCAAAGTAGCAGAAGGATTAATGAAAATAGTACAAATTAGAATAGAAAAAGCCGATGAAGGCTGGAAATTGATGATAAAAACCTAATATATAGCCGTAGTATGCCCAAAATATGGAACAAAAAATATAACCTAGGGAGTGGTAGTGTGGATAAAAAAGCTAAAGCCCTTGAGTTATATCTTGAAGGATTTAAGGTAGTAGAAATAGCTAAAGAACTAGGCGTTTCACAGCCAGCCGTTACTAAAATGCTGAAACAATTTCCGGAATATCATCAAGAAAAAGAACGCCGCAAAAAAGAAAACCAAGAAAAAGCTAGACAATGGAGAAATGAGTATAAGAAACAAAAAAGGGAGCAGTACGACGAAGATTATGAATTAGTGCTAAAAAGTCATCGAGAAGATGCTGCAGCGCTTTCAAGAAGAGGAAAACTCAGTGATGACATTCTTATAAAATTATGCATTCTTAACTACGATTATAATAAAGAAAAAGAAAGGCTTGTCTTCAACGAAAGTGCAGGAAAAAGGCCTGCGGACCTGCCTAGGTCGGTCTATGTGCATAAGAATGTTTTGAAGCAGTTTAGAATACCTACTCGACAATGAAAATTTTAGTTTGAACCAATTTATTTTTGTCTGAAAGGAAGAAGCTAAAAATGAGATTGATAGGCATTATAAGTTTAATAATTTTTATTTTTGTTATAATTTTGCCTATAAGTTATAACATAAACAGCTTACATAAGGAACATATCATAAGAAGTAAAATTGAAAGCGTTGCAGAAAAATATATCAAAGATGTTGAAAGAGACGGCTATTTAAGTTACACAACATATAAAAAAATAGAACGTGAAATAGATCAAGCAGTAAGTTACAAAGGCATTACATACTACCGTTTTATTACAGGAACATTTGAAAGAAAAACAAAAGGGGAAGAAGTATTTATAGAAATTGATTATGGAGTGTTTTCATTGCTTTATAATGTAAATATAAAAGTTATTAAATTTGGAATAAGTAGTTATGAGAATAAACAATAAATTTAACGTAGATATTTCTTCGCATATTCTATTTGATAACTATTTAAAAAAGTTAAGAGTATTTACACATTTTAGTGAAGTAAAAAGAGGTGAGCGTATGAGTAAAACAAAAGGATTTCTTTATGATAATATTACAGACCCTATTGCTACGATAATTGCTCCACTTATTTTTTTATTGTTTGTCATATGGGCATTGTATTTTTTTACTACTCCTACACCAAGTTACTTTTATCTAAACTCTAATGTTGCAGATATAGGAATAAGGCCTATCAGCAATGAGAATTTTATTTTGGGCCAATCTACAAAAAGGATGTACCTCAAAGAAGCACCTTTTATTTATGACTCAAAAATTTATTTGCCACTTGACGCTATAGTATTAGCAAGCGGAATAAAAGAAGAAAATGTTGTGAAAGAAAAAAATAGAATAATAATAAAAACCGAAAAAAGTAACAACATTTATTTTGATTTAAAAGAAAAAACAGTAACTATTGGCAGAGAAAAAATGAACCTAGGAAGCTCCCTATTAGTAAAAAATAGTGAGGTGTTTTTGTCTGCAGATTACGTAGAAAAAATTTTTAAAGTGAAAATAGAAAAAGATGGGAATGTAGTAATTATGAAATATAAACTATTTCCGATACCTTTCGATTAATCGATTAGCATAACTAATCTGATAGTTGTATAATTCGATGATAGACAGCTTCTGCACCAAAAGATTGATGAGATAAGTGGAAAAATTGACATGCTTCAGATGGATGTAAATA is a genomic window containing:
- a CDS encoding topoisomerase DNA-binding C4 zinc finger domain-containing protein, whose translation is MKKVKCKQCDGYYVLKSGKFGKFVGCSNFPDCKSTLKIYEWAFEYIKEFGINLYGWDRICWNCGKTTKVYSYFLNYDLGELDEYFSWLDPIGLGDIEILDKFLSTKYSTIRKIFSKTVSMSYFANTCEHCGALQGRFFIVEDPHEIM
- a CDS encoding helix-turn-helix domain-containing protein, coding for MLGERIKELRKKKGVTQKELALYLGVSDRAVGYYESGQRTPPPDILQKIADFFHVSVDYLLGRTDVYSPTDEITEAVSDDPELFEFWNTLKEREDLKLLFKQTKKLSPKEIKQIIRIIKAIEDEENKEE
- a CDS encoding helix-turn-helix transcriptional regulator, whose protein sequence is MNKLKELRIKYKLTQKELAKKLGVTPDYISQIERGRIPGMETAIKIANFFDTTVDEIFLANNRTKSSQL
- a CDS encoding helix-turn-helix domain-containing protein is translated as MDKKAKALELYLEGFKVVEIAKELGVSQPAVTKMLKQFPEYHQEKERRKKENQEKARQWRNEYKKQKREQYDEDYELVLKSHREDAAALSRRGKLSDDILIKLCILNYDYNKEKERLVFNESAGKRPADLPRSVYVHKNVLKQFRIPTRQ
- a CDS encoding stalk domain-containing protein, with amino-acid sequence MSKTKGFLYDNITDPIATIIAPLIFLLFVIWALYFFTTPTPSYFYLNSNVADIGIRPISNENFILGQSTKRMYLKEAPFIYDSKIYLPLDAIVLASGIKEENVVKEKNRIIIKTEKSNNIYFDLKEKTVTIGREKMNLGSSLLVKNSEVFLSADYVEKIFKVKIEKDGNVVIMKYKLFPIPFD